GATCTCGTGGCCGCGCAGGAGCAGCCGGTACTCGCTCGCGCCCAGTCCCAGGTCGTCGCGCAGGTGCACCGACGGCAGCACGATGCCGAGCTCCTCGGCGAGCTTCTTCCGGAGGGCTGTGACCCGGCCGGGGAGCTCGCCGCCCCTGGCGAGATCGATGAGGGCGACGAGGCCGTAGCCCACGTGCAGCTCCAGCGCGTCGACGGCGAGGAGATCCTGGATCTTCTCCGGGCCCTTGGGTTCGGCCTCAGCGGTCGGGTGCGCCTTGTCCTTCTTGGCGGCCTTGTCGACCCGGCGCGAGAGGAGGAAGGCGCCGGCGGCGAGGGAGCCGAAGGCGGCGAAGGGGAGACCCGGCAGGAGCGCGAGGATGCCGAGGACCGCCGCGGTGGACGCGAGCACGCGGGCGTTGCCGAAGATCTGCCCGCCCACCTGCGAGCCGAGGTCGGAGCCCTGCGCGCGGGTGACCACGATACCGGCGGCGGTGGAGACGAGGAGCGCCGGCATCTGGGCGACCAGGCCGTCGCCGACGGTGAGCAGGGTGTAGGTGTCGACCGCCTGGCGCAGCGAGAGGCCGTCCCTGAGGAGGCCGGTGGCGAGGCCGCCCAGCAGGTTCACCGCGGTGATCAGCAGGCCGGCGATCGCGTCGCCGCGCACGAACTTGCTCGCGCCGTCCATGGCGCCGAAGAACTCGGCCTCCTGCGAGAGGGTCTGGCGCCGGAGCTTCGCCTCGCGATCGTCGACGATGCCGGCGGCGAGGTCGGCGTCGATCGCCATCTGCTTGCCCGGCATCGCGTCCAGGGTGAAGCGCGCCGCCACCTCCGACACGCGCCCCGAGCCCTTGGTGATCACGATGAAGTTGACCAGCAGGAGGATGAGGAAGATCACCAGGCCGACGACGAGGCTGCCGCCGACCATGAAGCGGCCGAAGGTCGCGATCACGGAGCCCGCCGCGCCGGGGCCCTCGCCGCCGTGGAGGAGGATCAGCCTCGTGGTGGCGACGTTGAGGCCGAGGCGGAAGAGGGTCGTGAGGAGAAGCAGCGACGGGAAGACCGAGAACTCCAGCGGCTGCTTGATCCCGAGACCGATGAGGAGCATCAGCACCGAGACGCCGATGTTGAAGGCCAGGAGCACGTCGAGGGCCGCCGCCGGCACCGGCAGGATCAGGATCGCCAGGATGCCGATGACGGCGATGGCGGAGAGGGTCTCGCCCGCTCTGCGGGGGCTCGCGCTCACGCCGCCCTCGCGGCGCCGGGCCTTCCGGTGATCCGGTAGACGAAGGCGAGGATGGTGGCCACGGCCTTGTAGGTCTCCGCCGGGATCTCGCGGCCGACCTTGACCCGCCGGTAGAGGAGGCGTGCGAGGGGGATGTCCTCGACGATGGGGATCCCGTTGCTGCGGGCGAGCTCCCGCATGATCTCGGCGAGCTGCCCCTTGCCCTTGGCGATGACGCGGGGCGCGCGCGCCTCGTCCCGGCGGTAGCGGATCGCCACCGCGACGTGGGTGGGATTCACGAGGACGGCGTCGGCTCGCGGCACCTCCACCGAGACGCGGACGCGGGCGAGCTCGCGCTGCCGCCTTCGGCGCTGTGAGCGGATGAGGGGATCTCCCTCGTCCTCCTTGTGCTCTCGCTTCAGCTCTTCCCGGGTCATCCGCATCTTGGCTCCGAACCGGTAGCGGGTGACTGCAAAGTCCACACCCGCGAGCGCCACCATCACCGTCAGCACCCTGACGCCGGCCGAAGCGATCAACGACGAGAAGTGGGAGAGCTGGGCGGCAGGCGTCGCGGTGGGGAGTGAGCCCAGGCCCAGCGCGTCGTCGCGGACGGAGAGCCACACGGTGCCGAGGATGGCGAGGACCTTCACCGCCGCGAGGCCCAGGTCGGAGACGACCTCGCGCGAGAAGAGGCGCTTCAGCTTTCCCGCCTGCCAGAGCCTCTCGGGATCCGGCGCGGCGAGGTGGGGCCACATCCGCGCGCGGGTCTGAACGACGGTGGCCGCGAGGCCCCCGGCAGCGCCGGCCAGGCAGGGAACGAGGGCGAGGAGGGTGGGGCGCGCGAGGAGGCCCAGGAGCGCGCTGGGCCGCCCCTCCGGCGCGGCGCGGACGGACGCGCCGAAGAGCTCGATGAGGGCGTCGCGGAGGGGGATCGCGGCGAACGACAGCGCGACGAGGGCCGCGCCGAGGGAGGCGACCGTCACCGCGTCCTTGGAGAGGGCGATCTGGCCCTTGTCCGCGGCGTGTTGCAGGCGCTTTTGTGACGCCTGCTCGGTCTTGTCGTCCTTGCTGCTCTCGTCAGACACCGACTAACTCCTCGTGAACGCTTCGACCGCCATCCGCGCGGCGATCTCGGCAGCCGTCGGCACCACGAGGTAGACCGCCCCGCCGCCGGCGAGGATCGCCACCGAGAAGCCGAGGGTGGAGAGGTTCATCTGCGGGGCGATCCGCCCCACCAGGCCCAGGGCCAGGTGGCCGACGGTGACCGCAGCGAGGATCGGGAAGGCGAGGCGCACGGAGAGCGCGAACGAGCCCAGCGAGTGCGCGACCATCGAGCCGAGGAGGGCCTTCGCATCGAGCGGGAGCCCTGGCGGCATCTCGCGGACCGAGCGCGCGAGCCAGGCGATGGCCTCGCGGTGGACGCCGAGGGTGACGGCGAAGCCGAGGGCCGCCATGGAGAAGAGCTGGCCAAGCGTGGACGACTGGACGCCGCCGACCGGATCGACGATGGCGCTGAAGCCCAGGCCCATGCCGAGGCCGGCGAGCTGACCGGCGGCGAGGGCCGCGTCGAGGACGATGCGGGCGCCCAGGCCCGCGGCGAGGCCGATGGCGGTCTCTGAGAGGGCGCTGCCCGCGAGCGCGAAGAGCGAGGCGGGGAGCTCGGGCGACGGAAAGCCGGCGCCGGCGTGGGCAGCGAGCGCGGCGACGAAGGCTACGCCGATGCGGATGCGCGTCGGGATCATCCTCGCCGAGAGCACGGGGGCCACCGCAACCACGCCCGCGGCTCGGAAGAGCACGAGGCCGAAGCCGAAGAGGAAGGGGAACGCCTGCTCGTCCATCAGAAGGGATTCCCCATCCGCTGGACCGAATCGGTGAAGAAGACGGCGAGACGGTCGGTCATCCATCCCCCGAGCATCCAGCAGACGATCCCGGCGGCGCCGAGCCGCACCAGGAAGCCGATGGCGGGGTCGTTGATCTGCGTGGCCGCCTGGAAGATCCCGACCACCAGACCGGTGACGAGGAGCGCGCCGAAGATCGGGGCGCCCAGCCACGCGGTCAGGGCGAGGCCTTCGCGGATGAGGTCGCCGGGGAAGGCGCTCATCCGAAGCTCCGCGCCAGGGAGCCGACGACCAGGTGCCAACCGTCTGCGAGGAGGAAGATCCCGACCTTGAGCGGGAGGGAGATCAGCGTCGGCGGCACCATCATCATGCCCATCGACATCAGGATCGCGGCGACGAGGAGGTCGAC
The Vulgatibacter incomptus DNA segment above includes these coding regions:
- a CDS encoding flagellar biosynthetic protein FliR gives rise to the protein MDEQAFPFLFGFGLVLFRAAGVVAVAPVLSARMIPTRIRIGVAFVAALAAHAGAGFPSPELPASLFALAGSALSETAIGLAAGLGARIVLDAALAAGQLAGLGMGLGFSAIVDPVGGVQSSTLGQLFSMAALGFAVTLGVHREAIAWLARSVREMPPGLPLDAKALLGSMVAHSLGSFALSVRLAFPILAAVTVGHLALGLVGRIAPQMNLSTLGFSVAILAGGGAVYLVVPTAAEIAARMAVEAFTRS
- a CDS encoding EscU/YscU/HrcU family type III secretion system export apparatus switch protein encodes the protein MSDESSKDDKTEQASQKRLQHAADKGQIALSKDAVTVASLGAALVALSFAAIPLRDALIELFGASVRAAPEGRPSALLGLLARPTLLALVPCLAGAAGGLAATVVQTRARMWPHLAAPDPERLWQAGKLKRLFSREVVSDLGLAAVKVLAILGTVWLSVRDDALGLGSLPTATPAAQLSHFSSLIASAGVRVLTVMVALAGVDFAVTRYRFGAKMRMTREELKREHKEDEGDPLIRSQRRRRQRELARVRVSVEVPRADAVLVNPTHVAVAIRYRRDEARAPRVIAKGKGQLAEIMRELARSNGIPIVEDIPLARLLYRRVKVGREIPAETYKAVATILAFVYRITGRPGAARAA
- the flhA gene encoding flagellar biosynthesis protein FlhA; this translates as MSASPRRAGETLSAIAVIGILAILILPVPAAALDVLLAFNIGVSVLMLLIGLGIKQPLEFSVFPSLLLLTTLFRLGLNVATTRLILLHGGEGPGAAGSVIATFGRFMVGGSLVVGLVIFLILLLVNFIVITKGSGRVSEVAARFTLDAMPGKQMAIDADLAAGIVDDREAKLRRQTLSQEAEFFGAMDGASKFVRGDAIAGLLITAVNLLGGLATGLLRDGLSLRQAVDTYTLLTVGDGLVAQMPALLVSTAAGIVVTRAQGSDLGSQVGGQIFGNARVLASTAAVLGILALLPGLPFAAFGSLAAGAFLLSRRVDKAAKKDKAHPTAEAEPKGPEKIQDLLAVDALELHVGYGLVALIDLARGGELPGRVTALRKKLAEELGIVLPSVHLRDDLGLGASEYRLLLRGHEIARGAAHADRLMALDPTGRAPSVDGIAGKEPAFGLPAVWIQTRDRPKAEALGLTLVDAASVVATHLSELLRRHAHELVGRQETQELLSVCAREAPKLVEDVVPATITLGELVRVLRGLLREQLSVRDLRTILEAVADAAPRSKDTAFLVEQARRRLSRQITGRVRDGAGPVRAITLDRATEELLRGSLGVSDGEAALAPDLETARQLIAQLETLSAALSAAGNVPVLLAPPDLRRPLFDFASRFVPELQVISARELVPGTSVEPAGLLQVTMKTAA
- a CDS encoding flagellar biosynthetic protein FliQ, translating into MSAFPGDLIREGLALTAWLGAPIFGALLVTGLVVGIFQAATQINDPAIGFLVRLGAAGIVCWMLGGWMTDRLAVFFTDSVQRMGNPF